tgaagatgggaattggaggcagagatagtgctacttcagctccacacgtttccttagcgtgtggcttgttggttgctctcctgtggctttttaggctggggaatccactttaagcaattccccagctagcactttaaaatggaggatgtagctaccggtttgctgcttggatgctggatgttggcgacatcgtgcaaaaagccaaaaatatggcatctgcataaggagagcatttcactatatttatcgggtgcagaatggcccatacTCTGCCCCACACATTAAACCAGAATATTTACTAACCCAGCAAAGAACCCCAGTTCAAAAAAGTAACCCTGGTAAATGTACAAGGGTTATTTTATAACTAATACAATCCAGTGCCTTGGTGGTATGTTGGGTTGAAGAGTACAATATATATTGAAATTTAAGATGGATCTTCACTTCCTATGATACCTTTACAAGAAGTACATCTAGATGAAATAGTGTTCTTGTCACCACTGGTAAAAACTATTAAAGTGGGAGCATGTCGATTTTTAACATTAGCCAttcatttaataaatataatatgttCTACTCCCTCTCTATTGTATCTTGATACTGCTTATGTTTATATTAGGGATTTATAGAGGATTTACTGAAGATCCCCAGTACTTTGTTGGCTTGCACCTACAACCTAAATGGATTCTAATGGCTTTGATCCAACTTAAGTGGATTCCAGTAGCTCTGATCCAACCAGCCTTCTGGCAGTGTAAGAACAGTGAGGTCCTCCTAAAGCACCCCAAAAGATTATGCTGGGGCTTatagacctgcatggacaaaaacaGTGTGTAATAGTAACTGAAGCAAGGAGGGAAACTGAATGAGACTGAGTGGAAAAGCTAGTTGGGATCCAACCCAAATGCATTGTTTTCTTCTTCATGAAATTGCCCCTTATGTTTGTAATTGCCGCTAGGGATTGCCTTAACTGTGTCCTCCAAGCATATTTGGAACTAAGCTTTCTGTGACAACCATTTAACTATACAGTGCTATTTGAGTATACAGTGCAAATACACACACATCCCTGGTCCAAACATGCAACATGGGTCTCCAATTCTAGTATCCATAAATAATCTCATGAGTAATGAAAGAAAAAGCATATTTTTTGCTTCTAAATAGTTATAACATGGACTATATACATGTAATTAGCTTGCAATTTGGTTTGCCCCCTCTGTGGACTCTGGTAAGGTTCACCAATCCCACCCCGCCCCCAACACTAGGACTTCATGTTCCTATAATTGTATCTGGTCTctgcttttgtgtgtatgtttaGAGGCCGTGTATTTACTCATTGCCCATTAGAAAATGCAGCTTAATGATTTAAGAGCATGTTGGAAGAGAGAGCAAAGTACATTCTGAACTTATTTCTCTAAGCAATATTTTGGGGCAGCCATGTGCTTTAATAAGTACCATTTATTTTCTGGACTCCAGGCAGAAGAACTATACTATAGTGCGAGAATTCCTATGTATCAGCTGTTAATTGAAAAAAACTCTGAGATTCAAGTTCTTAAAAGTttgtctaacccccccccccaaggatctaCTATACAATACATTATAAATGTATATGGTGAAACCAATCCATTGTTACTTGTAAAAGCTGATTCCTCACCCCTAAATCATTAAGTTGAGAATATATTGGGTTGGATTCTATCACTCAGTTACATTGGTAGTAGTTAATTTCTCCAATGTCAACATAACAAGATCTTCTATAAGAGTCTCTGGCCTCGGTAAAGACTCCTTGCACCAAAGCCATGTTCTGCCACTGTGAGAATGGAATGGTGGCATCCAAGCCACTAAGACTTGGCATGGTATCTGCACTGGCAAAACATAGTTTGAGGCCAGCCAGTAAACCAGAATCAGAAGCTGTGATTTATAGTGGATTTTCAAATTATAGTTTGGACTATAATGCTAGATGAACACAGAATTCAAGATGCaatcccaccccccgccccccgccccccgccccccgccccccaacatTCTCCTCCCAATGTCAAGCTTGCTATGTTCCTCCCAAACCCTATCTCTGGGAACAGTATGGGAAATGAAATGAAGATCTGCAGAGAGAGGGGAGAATTATTGAAAAtagcttccttcctttcttcttgttaGGATTCAAACCTATGACTTGTTCTAACTATGGCACGACATGTCTGCATTGACAAAAAACTGCAGCCATTGCTCCATCTCTGAAACCACTTTCAATATAGAAACAGCTGAATCAAAATCCAAACTGATTTCACTTACCTTGCATGAAATCCAAGATGTGATGTACTTCCCCTCCAAGGTCTACCACAGGGGTGTTGGGAGCAGAGCAACCTTGAAATGCTTCATCTTCCAGCCTTTTCCATTTGACTTTCAAGACAAACAGTAGGTACGGGAAGCTAAAGAAAGTTGGTCCCCAATTCTCATAGGTGAAGTTGGGATTCATCCCCATGCTGCTCTTTTCCCCTTGTCTCAATATATAGCTCTTTACAGTAGCTGgaaataagaacataaaaagttTACCTAGAGCAGTAGACAAGCACACTTGCAAAAGAATCCATGTCTTTTGTACAAATGTGCTGATTTTGAACATCTTGGCAGAGTGAGAGGCTGCTATGTTGTGCACTGCATGGTGGAATACCAGAACAGAACAAAGGTGAAAGAAGAGGAGAGAAGGCACATGACTAGTGTGCATGCTTAGTGTGCATAGGCATAACTTCTGCTATTGCTTCACAACAGGCTGTGAGCTGCCAACTACTGACTCTGATAGCTCCAAACCCTCAAGCAGAATTTTAATCAAGCCAGGTGGTTTCCAGTTTGCAACCTGTCAGCAATCGAAACATAGATCACCTGGTCTACGCCTGAAGTATCTTTGCAGGAGCTGGCTGTACTAGATTATTTCAAGCTTCCTGCTTTAGACATGAATCATTTTGCAGGGAACTGGTCCTGGCAACAGTCAGTCATGTTTTGcatattttgtttttgcttttaaagtAATGTTTATATATTCACTGTTACATGTGGCAGGACCCCCTGCCTTAccaacaggcacactgtcttctacagcCAATGGCATCCCTCAACAGTcaaggcttaagccaaagccatgacacatGTAACAGCACCCTTCTGGGAACAGACAGGCTCAGATGGGATTTAGCTCACAATAGTTCTGTAGGTCAACAGTGATTTGTTCACAGCTAAGTACAGTGAAACTTGACCCTCCACAGCCATTGGCTTTTGAGCCAAGTTTAACTGGTCATCATATTTCTAGTCAGGATGATGGTAATGTGACTTTGTCTATCCAGTTACTATGATCTAATATAGTTTTGGAGGATAGctatattggtctgcagtagaacagtccAGTAATACCTTGAAGACCTGCAAAATTTtggggatataagcttttgagaatcaaagcccCCTTCATCAGACACAGATCTAATatgaggggtggcaggttacagtggatgagtgataggattgagtgtcctgcatagtgcagagggttggactagatgattgaggaggtcccttccaactctaggattctatgactataaTATAGTTTTGCCTAAAATGAAAAGTGATGGAAGgaagaagggtttttaaaaaagttaattGTCTGTGAATGTGGTCTTGGGTAATACCTGTATGGAACAGGTGATCTCTCTAACTCattgtgcacatgcatgtgtAAGAAATAGCAGTTTTAATCTGGACTGGAGAAGAGTTTTGTTGGGATGGAGGTGCAGCCTTCTGGGGtgctgtatttatatttatttatttatttgatttgtaaaccactttatttttaaatacacAAGTAGAGAACAGCATTTCTACAGAGCAGCAGAATCTGATTCAGCCAACTCCAGTACTGACTACCTTCCTATATCTCCATCTGTAgtttattgttatcactgtattgttataaTAAATTGTATCtgtatttgtattgttcctgttttatatGAATCACCTTAAGCCtttggggagagtggtatataaatataataaataaatattttgtttttcacaCCCACCCATACATCTTCCATCTCCTTTCAGTTGGGGTGTGACTGTGTGTTCCATCTCTTCCAGCCCTGATCATCATTGAAACAAAGTCTTGCTGGACTGTCTGAGACTATTGCAAAATTCCGAGACCAAACACAAGAAATTTTAAGGATTACAAAGAAGC
The nucleotide sequence above comes from Paroedura picta isolate Pp20150507F chromosome 4, Ppicta_v3.0, whole genome shotgun sequence. Encoded proteins:
- the DIO1 gene encoding type I iodothyronine deiodinase isoform X1, yielding MHTSHVPSLLFFHLCSVLVFHHAVHNIAASHSAKMFKISTFVQKTWILLQVCLSTALGKLFMFLFPATVKSYILRQGEKSSMGMNPNFTYENWGPTFFSFPYLLFVLKVKWKRLEDEAFQGCSAPNTPVVDLGGEVHHILDFMQDNRPLVLTFGSCTUPSFMFKFGEFKKLVEDFICGADFLVIYIEEAHASDEWAFKNNIPIKSHQTLQDRIQAAQILLKEYPLCPVVLDTMENLSSSKYAALPERLYVLERGKVVYKGGVGPWNYSPQEVREVLEQLL